The Candidatus Koribacter versatilis Ellin345 genome has a segment encoding these proteins:
- a CDS encoding NAD(P) transhydrogenase subunit alpha, with the protein MLACFIGFEVIRRVSPLLHTPLMSLTNALDAIAVVGAITLVGAHPHSRLTTIAGTIAIAAATSNVVGGFFITDRMLRMFKTSRPASKAQ; encoded by the coding sequence ATGCTGGCCTGCTTTATCGGCTTCGAGGTCATACGCCGCGTGTCGCCTCTGCTGCACACGCCGCTGATGTCGCTGACGAATGCGCTCGACGCCATCGCTGTCGTCGGGGCCATTACGCTAGTCGGCGCGCATCCGCACAGTCGTCTTACAACGATTGCGGGAACCATTGCGATCGCCGCCGCGACCAGTAACGTGGTCGGTGGCTTCTTCATTACCGACCGTATGCTGCGGATGTTCAAAACCAGCAGGCCAGCGAGCAAAGCCCAATGA
- a CDS encoding Re/Si-specific NAD(P)(+) transhydrogenase subunit alpha — translation MIVGVPRESYPGERRVALTPAVVPNLAKAGLEVVIQAGAGADAGYPDALYVEKGAKVLPDRASVFSSADTILQVLGDGANDITGAQDVPFYRRDQVLVGFLRPLGTKEVVQQIADAGVTSFAVELMPRITRAQSMDALSSMANIAGYKAVLMAADLVPRVFPMMTTAAGTITPARVLIIGVGVAGLQAIATARRLGAVVSAYDVRPAVKEQVQSLGAKFVELPLETSDAQDERGYAKAQDEAFYQKQRELLGKVVAESDVVITTAVVPGKKAPLLVPAGMVRGMQPGSVVVDLAAERGGNCELTKPAQNVVENGVTIVGQVNVASGVPFHASQMYAKNLLTFLQSQTKEGKFLYDMSDQVTTDTLLTRGGQIVNKRVREHFGLPPLA, via the coding sequence GTGATTGTTGGTGTTCCCCGAGAGTCCTATCCGGGGGAGCGGCGAGTTGCGCTGACCCCGGCAGTTGTTCCGAACCTGGCGAAAGCGGGCTTAGAAGTCGTTATCCAAGCGGGTGCCGGCGCTGATGCCGGTTATCCCGATGCCCTGTATGTCGAAAAGGGTGCGAAGGTCCTGCCTGACCGCGCTTCCGTCTTTTCTTCCGCCGACACAATTCTTCAAGTTCTTGGCGACGGCGCCAATGACATTACCGGCGCGCAGGACGTGCCGTTCTACCGCCGAGACCAGGTGCTGGTCGGATTTCTGCGTCCACTTGGCACGAAAGAGGTCGTCCAGCAGATTGCCGACGCCGGCGTGACTTCATTCGCAGTCGAGTTGATGCCACGCATTACCCGCGCGCAGAGCATGGACGCACTCTCATCCATGGCAAACATCGCCGGATACAAGGCGGTGCTCATGGCCGCCGACCTCGTTCCGCGTGTTTTCCCAATGATGACCACTGCAGCAGGAACGATTACGCCAGCTCGTGTGTTGATTATCGGCGTAGGCGTTGCGGGGTTACAGGCGATTGCAACCGCCCGTCGTCTTGGTGCAGTGGTGAGCGCTTACGATGTCCGGCCCGCAGTGAAGGAGCAGGTGCAGTCGCTCGGCGCAAAGTTCGTCGAACTGCCTCTTGAAACTAGCGACGCGCAGGATGAGCGCGGCTACGCGAAGGCGCAGGACGAGGCCTTCTATCAAAAGCAGCGCGAACTGCTAGGTAAAGTTGTCGCCGAGAGCGACGTGGTGATTACCACCGCCGTGGTGCCGGGCAAGAAAGCGCCTTTGCTCGTTCCTGCCGGGATGGTTCGTGGCATGCAGCCGGGATCCGTCGTCGTGGATCTCGCGGCAGAACGCGGTGGCAACTGCGAACTGACGAAGCCTGCACAAAATGTGGTCGAGAATGGCGTGACCATCGTCGGGCAAGTCAATGTCGCCAGCGGCGTGCCGTTCCACGCGAGCCAGATGTACGCCAAGAACCTGCTGACCTTCCTGCAATCGCAGACCAAGGAAGGGAAGTTCCTCTACGACATGAGCGACCAGGTCACCACTGACACGCTGCTCACGCGCGGAGGACAGATCGTGAACAAGCGCGTGCGCGAACACTTCGGTCTGCCGCCGCTCGCATGA
- a CDS encoding alpha/beta hydrolase, producing the protein MYWLITNRNIEANGFGTTFADVTYWTAPADADPKQKASWSQETKDSFRAKLVAVADTFPPPTTTQPADQKHITFLVHGYNNSWSDAMGLYQRVATSMYSGANGLGECISFDWPSKGDLMGYLPDRSQARQSAEDFADVLSDLYDWLLIKENAAAKDVNNACKAKTSLIAHSMGNYVFQCAMNYTWTKKNRPLLVSLVHEALMVAADVDNDLFRSGEVVESGDGEGIANLTYRITALYSGRDAVLGVSSGLKHFGKRRLGRSGLDQTTALPDNVWDIDCTNLIHPDVSGISVHGSYFFPDESDCYPLMRELLRGIDRSVLIAKGMVPSALSKTQTVGS; encoded by the coding sequence ATGTATTGGCTCATCACCAATCGCAATATCGAAGCCAATGGTTTCGGCACGACATTCGCAGACGTCACGTACTGGACCGCTCCGGCAGACGCCGATCCCAAGCAAAAAGCGTCGTGGAGCCAGGAAACGAAGGACAGTTTCCGCGCCAAGCTCGTCGCGGTTGCGGATACTTTTCCTCCTCCGACCACCACTCAGCCCGCGGACCAGAAGCACATTACGTTTCTCGTGCACGGCTACAACAACTCGTGGTCGGATGCGATGGGCCTCTACCAGCGCGTTGCAACCAGCATGTATTCCGGCGCGAACGGCCTCGGCGAGTGCATTTCGTTCGACTGGCCTTCCAAGGGCGACCTGATGGGCTATCTGCCCGACCGGAGCCAAGCGCGGCAATCTGCCGAGGATTTCGCCGACGTGCTCAGCGATCTCTACGATTGGTTGCTGATCAAGGAAAACGCCGCCGCCAAGGATGTAAACAACGCCTGCAAGGCGAAGACCTCGCTCATCGCCCACAGCATGGGCAATTACGTCTTCCAGTGCGCGATGAATTACACCTGGACGAAGAAGAACCGTCCGCTGCTGGTAAGCCTGGTACATGAAGCGTTAATGGTCGCGGCCGATGTGGACAACGATCTCTTCCGAAGCGGCGAAGTCGTCGAATCGGGCGACGGTGAGGGCATCGCCAATCTCACGTACCGGATCACCGCCCTCTACAGCGGCCGAGACGCCGTGCTGGGCGTCTCATCGGGACTAAAGCATTTCGGCAAACGACGCCTCGGACGCAGTGGACTCGATCAGACTACCGCGCTTCCGGACAACGTTTGGGACATCGATTGCACCAACCTCATCCATCCGGATGTCAGCGGTATTTCCGTGCACGGATCTTACTTTTTCCCCGACGAATCGGATTGCTATCCCCTGATGAGAGAGTTGCTTCGCGGCATTGATCGCAGCGTGCTAATCGCCAAAGGTATGGTTCCCTCGGCGCTCTCGAAGACACAGACCGTCGGATCGTAA